In Glycine max cultivar Williams 82 chromosome 10, Glycine_max_v4.0, whole genome shotgun sequence, the DNA window CAGGGCATGAAGAGAGGGTCTGGAATCTGCGGAATCTCGAAGGATTCACCACCGCCGCCGACCTCATCGGCGATCTCGAGAATGGAGTTCAGAAACCTTAACCGGTCGGCGAGTTCCATGGTCTGTGCTCTGAGGATGTCGTTCGCGGCTTCGATCTCAACGTACGCTTCCTCCTTCGCCTTTATGctctgcgctaagcgcacgttCTCGCCTTGAAGGCGACTCGCTACGTCGGATAGGTCTTCGAGCA includes these proteins:
- the BZIP59 gene encoding bZIP transcription factor bZIP59 encodes the protein MASIPRPASSGSSEGGGDPAAMDERKRKRMESNRESARRSRMKKQKLLEDLSDVASRLQGENVRLAQSIKAKEEAYVEIEAANDILRAQTMELADRLRFLNSILEIADEVGGGGESFEIPQIPDPLFMPWQIPHPMMASPDMLLHGNQGLFA